The genomic interval TCATCttctaaaactgaaactctagcagttatcttcctgtttttcccctctccctaGCTCCTGCAACCACCCTTGTACTTGACCTGGGCTGCTCTGTAGACCATGTATATGTAGagtcattcagtatttgtcttcttgttactggcctatttcacttaatgaaatgtcctcaaagttcattcgtgttgtagcatgtatcataatttccttccttcttgaggTTGAATAATACCgcattgtatgtgtataccacattttgtttgtccctTTATCCATCAGTGAACGTTTgtgtttcttccatctttttggctattctgaataatgctgctacaaacgtAGGTGACAAATATTTCCTTTGAGAGCCTGCTCTCCATTCTTCTGGGTATACACTCAGAAATGGGTttgctagatcacatggtaattctatttttaactttttgaggacccaaTCTACTCTTTTCTACAGCCCCTGAACGATTTTAAATTTCCATCACTAACAATCCTGTATCATGCGtggttatttacttttttaattttgctatgtTTCTTTCTCCCAAGTAGATGGTAAGCCTTTCAAAGGCAGGAACCAAatagtttcttgattttttattcCAATTAAAAGGCCCACACTAAAGAACAATGGTTTGaaatttgtatctagaatataagTTTTACGTACCACATATAGCCAGACAATAAGAGtagtctattattttattttactgttttattttattcttttagagagagggaatagggtgtgtgtgaggagggctgaggaagaggggagaagggagagtgagagagagtcccaagcaggctgcacacccagcacagagcctgacatggggcttgattccacaacagtgagatcatgaccagaaccaaaatcaagagttgaacgtgtaagcaactgagccacccaagcaccccaagacTGGCCTATTACTTTAATGGCATCAAGTGTGTCcccaaaataggaaaaattccaaatagtAAGAGCCTTGTACAAGCAAATTGAttgtaactattttattttttaaatactttatttatctatttatttaagcagACAGTGAgcagcaaggaggggcagagggaggtagagaagcagactccctgctgagcaggaagcccgacgtggggcgaagcccgacatggggctcaatcccaggacctggggatcacaacctgaaccaaaggcagacgcttaaccagctgagccaccctggtgcccctagcATAACTATTTTAAAGTGCATTGTTAACTAATATGGGGACACTCAAAGTTAACCATTACACATGAAGGGCAACATGTGCAAACCTATAGTACGAATAACCATTATCAAGTCTTCTCAGAAGGTGAGCAAAATTACCTACCTTCAATGTGGCCACCAGTCCTAATTTGACCAAAGAAACATAATACTTAGAGTTCCAGGGAGCAAACACCTCACCTTTGATTAtctacatataaatttttttttattctttgaagtagagctttaaatatagtatttgtccATATTGGAATTAGAGTTCCACATACTTCCTTTCAGTTGGAAATAAGGAGGAGATGGACTACATGCCAGCTAGAAGAACACTGATAACCTAAGGGCTGTTAAAATCTCCCACCAAGGAAATACTTAACATAATCTCaatgtggggcatctgggtggctcagtcaattaaggatccgactcttgattttggctcaggtcatgatctctgagtgtGAGAttaagctctgtgttgggctctgtgctccatgTGGGATCTGCTTgcgtttctttctctcttcctttgccccacTGATGTGCGTGCTCTCATCATtctctcagataagtaaaatcttaaaaaacaaaaacaaaaagaaaccttagGATATATGAAGTAAGGAAGCTGGTCAGAAATCTTAACACTGTTTTGggtaaaatgttaatgatttcaTGAATAAGGATGATGCTGAACAAAAAACCTGTAACCTTCCTCTTGGTGTTTTAGGTTGAATACAAGGCTGACTACAACAGCTGGATGAAAGGTTGTGGCTGGGTGCCTTTTGGATCCTTAGAAATGGGAAAGGCAAAGAGAGCTTCAGACACCCTAAATGAGGTAAAGACATCTCATGTGCCACAGAGGGGGTTGGGATTGTGCCGTGTTAAGGCCCCCAGAACCGTGGAAtcaccttcttttccctcttcattCTCTCATGGTTGTTACTGAGAAAAGAGCCCTTACCACATGCATGAATTATCCAGACAGATAAGCTTTACATCATCAAAATCCTTTATATtaaccattcatgataaaaatatttttgacaactGTATCAAAGTATAATTTGCATGCCAcaaaattcatctatttttttttattttttaatttttttttaatttatttttgatagtcacagagagagagagagagagagagaggcagagacacaggcagagggagaagcaggctccatgcaccgggagcccgatgtgggactcgatcccgggtctccaggatcacgccctgggccaaaggcaggcgccaaaccgctgcgccacccagggatccctatttttaataaGTTCATGTAGTTTTTATGGTCATCactataattgaattttaaaatgctgctaGTATGCGAAAGTTTCCTTGAAAACTCCCCCTCCCATCTGCAATGCCTGGCAACCAGAGATCTTGCTTTTTGTCCCTATAGTTGTACTTTCCTAGAAATCTCTTTTGTAGGAGACTTCCTTCATTTAGCACCATGCTTTAGAGGCTCATCTATATATCTGCACATATCTACAATTCATTCCTTATTATTATTGAGTAGTATTCCTTTGCATAGCTATATTTTTGGCTGTCCAGTGGTACACATGTAGATTCATAATTGccagttttggcaattatgaataatgcataGAATGAATACTACAGAAATTTTCCTTTAACTATTATACCGTGTGTCTTATTCTTGATCATTTTGAAGTACCAGATAAGTTGTTATTCAGTCTAAGAAAAAAGCAGCGATGATCTTTCACTCTAAATGGCCAGGTGATCTGACCCTTCCCCTCCGACAGAGGCACATTCCCATGGCTGTCAGGTGAACACATCAGGGAGGTTAGCCTACATAAAGGAGGGACGGAGGTACTGAGTGAAGGTTCTTGTTTCTGTTGTTCTGGGCTTTTGCTTGCTTTTAGGAAACAACATTTTATATTCTCCGATTTTTCACAAAAGTTCCTCTGAGTTGGTGGTTTTTAGATGTCTAAAGCTGAGTGATGCCACTTCATACACAGAAGTGGGATGTAGAAGATGCACAAGGGAAGAAGAGTGGGAGACTAGAGGGAGGAAAATCTAGGAATGTAGCTAGAAGGTCCCGTCGGAACACCTTCCACTCTCTTCTCTCCTGTAGCTAGCTCCTCAGTACTTTAGTGACAAGCTGTGGACTAGTCACATGGAGGCTGCAGAGCAGAAGTTCTCCCTTTCTTATAGGAACCCCTAGCCATTGCCTAATTCCCCAGTTCCTCCTCCCTCAACCAAAGAGCTGCGTTACCTCTGTTCAACTGACAGGAATCTGAGAGCCTGTTAGTGTCACACAAAAGACACTCCAAATTTCCTTGCATGCTTTTCTGATACTTTAGAAAACTTTGTGGTGTTTCTGGGTTCTGTTTAGCTAAGAGTACCCTCTTTTCATTTCATAAGCAAGAGGTAGCCTGGTTCCTGAAAGTTATCTTGGTCTGTAATGCCCCAGACCATCCAAAATTGAGCCAATTTTTGGAACATCATCTCTTGTACTGTATTCATCTTTTCCCCCAAGCCAACCAAGAAGCTAgtatctaaaaatttttaaatcaggaaaaaaaaacccttgtccctccaaaataaatctcAAGGATTTTTATGTATTAGCCTTAAGTGAAAGTATTATTGCTGTTTATCTTGTTTCAATTCACCAAACAGAAAAAATGCAGCCAACATCCAGACGCTCTCAATTTTACTTCGATTGAGGATGCTCCGATTATAGTACAGTCCAAAATCAACCAGGCCCAAAGAAGTGATATGAGTGCTAATTCTATCTGTAGTTTAATAACGGAAACAAATACATTTGGTTCTAAACGTGCTGATCACCTGTGGTTATTCTGCAAACCAAAGAGACTCAGTTCCATGAGCAATTCTGTAACTCTCCCAGCTTTTCACTAATAAGGCACACCTACGTCACGTCTTCAGGGTGTTATGGATGCTACGCTGACCGTCCTTCCAGCCATTTAACACTGAAGGTCAGGGGCTTCTCTTGATGACAAGACACACTATAAGCCTATTTTTAGGAAAGACCAAGAAAATGAATGTATGCGGCACACCTTCTGGAGGAGCTACGTTGTAAGTCAGAGCTAAGACAAAAATCATGTAGAGTAAAAACCACCCCAAAGTCCCATCAGTCACCCACCAAGTGTAAGATAGATAGTGTGTGTATCCCACCCAGTTAGCCTTTTCGGTGCTCAGGGAAGTATCTGCAGGTTAACATTTTCATCAGGCCCTCTCCCGGGGCTAACTTCTGTGAGGTGCCCCTACCGCACGAAGCTCAGAGGTTCCTAGCACATACCAAGGGACCTTTGCCAAGGCTGAACGGGCACTAGGATGGGACTCTGTGCATTGCATGTGAGACCTTGAAGGCCCACAGATCTGCACAGGTGAATGTGAAGGTGACCCAGAGAACGTCTTTCAAGAAAAGCACCTCTGTGTAATGTGATCtgttctgaaattattttcctgtgtCGTTAAACCCTTTTCcctcctttgttttgttcatgcatttctttttttttaatttttatttatttatgatagtcacatcagagagagagagagagagagagaggcagagacacaggcagagggagaagcaggctccatgcaccgggagcccgacgtgggattcgatcccaggtctccaggattgcgccctgggccaaaggcaggcactaaaccgctgcgccacccagggatcccctttgttttgttcatgcatttcttttcatctctcaaGGTAGCATACAAAGCCAGAGGAGAAGAACTTCTTCACAAGTACAACCTGCCAGCCGACCTGCCCCAGTTCATCCAGGCTAAAGTTAATGCCTACAGTATCAATGAGGTATGCACGTGAGCTCAGCTGCTGATTGCGTGTGAAGGCCTTTCTAAATGTGGCCTCAGTTATATGCAAg from Canis aureus isolate CA01 chromosome 27, VMU_Caureus_v.1.0, whole genome shotgun sequence carries:
- the LOC144299377 gene encoding nebulin-related-anchoring protein-like, coding for MLQVTRAKKSQEIASAMDYKHILHNCSYPPDSINVDLAKEAYALQSDVEYKADYNSWMKGCGWVPFGSLEMGKAKRASDTLNEVAYKARGEELLHKYNLPADLPQFIQAKVNAYSINENMYKNRLERFEQEGL